The proteins below come from a single Spirochaetota bacterium genomic window:
- a CDS encoding 3-isopropylmalate dehydrogenase has translation MSRVYDIAVISGDGTGPEVINEGIKVLKAIQSKYGIGFNFVQYPYGADHYLKTGEILPDSAIKELKDFDAIYLGAIGDPRVKPGILERGLLLKLRFDLDLYVNLRPAHLYEGVWTPLKDKGPEHISFTVIRENTEGLYAGAGGFLFKGTKNEVATQEMICTRYGTERIIRFAFEYTRKYGREKKLTMVGKTNVLTYAHDLWNRVFEEVAKEYPDVKTDYSHVDATCMWMVKNPEWFDIIVTDNMFGDIITDLAAIIQGGLGVAAGGNINPNGVSMFEPMGGSAPKYAGKNVINPIAAIEAGRLMLQFLGEEEAGKAIQEAVKKTVKMMKSMNAGQMGYSTTEVGDLVVKHILE, from the coding sequence ATGTCTAGAGTCTATGATATAGCAGTAATTTCTGGAGATGGGACTGGACCTGAAGTTATAAACGAGGGGATAAAGGTTCTTAAAGCTATTCAAAGCAAATATGGTATAGGTTTCAACTTTGTCCAGTATCCTTATGGTGCTGACCACTATCTCAAAACGGGAGAAATCTTACCAGATAGCGCAATAAAAGAGCTTAAGGATTTTGATGCTATATATCTGGGTGCGATAGGAGATCCAAGAGTAAAGCCGGGGATACTTGAAAGAGGACTTTTACTAAAATTGAGATTTGATCTTGACCTGTATGTAAACCTTAGACCAGCGCATCTCTATGAAGGAGTATGGACACCCCTAAAAGACAAAGGACCAGAACACATATCATTTACAGTTATAAGAGAAAACACAGAAGGTCTCTACGCCGGCGCAGGAGGGTTTTTATTCAAGGGAACAAAAAACGAAGTTGCGACACAGGAAATGATATGCACAAGGTATGGAACAGAGAGAATAATTAGATTTGCGTTTGAATATACTAGAAAATATGGTAGAGAGAAAAAACTGACAATGGTTGGTAAAACGAATGTATTGACCTATGCTCATGACCTTTGGAATAGGGTGTTTGAGGAGGTAGCCAAAGAATATCCTGACGTCAAGACAGATTATTCGCATGTTGATGCTACTTGTATGTGGATGGTCAAGAACCCTGAATGGTTTGATATTATTGTTACTGATAACATGTTTGGTGATATAATTACAGACCTTGCTGCTATCATACAAGGTGGGCTTGGTGTTGCCGCTGGTGGGAACATAAATCCAAATGGTGTTTCTATGTTTGAACCTATGGGAGGATCAGCACCAAAGTATGCAGGAAAGAATGTTATAAACCCAATTGCTGCGATTGAAGCAGGAAGACTTATGCTACAATTTCTAGGTGAGGAAGAAGCTGGTAAGGCAATACAAGAAGCAGTAAAGAAAACAGTCAAGATGATGAAAAGTATGAATGCAGGACAGATGGGATACTCAACTACTGAAGTCGGTGACCTTGTAGTGAAGCATATTCTGGAATAA
- a CDS encoding exonuclease SbcCD subunit D has product MRILHTADWHLGTRVPHIGLDRSEEQDKVVKKIIEIVEKENIDVVIIAGDIFDNPTPSYQAEKIFYNFIASICGDLGKYLFVISGNHDSMEKVDTVSVFSRFFSVRGSQRFKHFYLGIQIENGLSNLVCDVDGISFIGIPFVPRYRYSKRYQEIFENILGQLLERTGSEVILFSHDTLEGVKYSETEIKYDDKVLKLFSIQKLAYFNKVRYWALGHIHKYQEIVKDKICYSGGIVQIDFGEAGQEKGVVIVSLESEGVKTKFLKIDQVREFRKFDACDRNCVEELLEKYKEGTQDFVKIVLKNEVGTSLVEELKNRITNLVLVKETHTIHSHTNVKQYEDMIGDPIETFKAYCKDNKKDLKEDEIEELRKIYDEIKSRGFYSTNPSI; this is encoded by the coding sequence GTGAGGATATTACATACTGCAGATTGGCATTTAGGAACAAGAGTTCCGCATATAGGGCTTGATAGAAGTGAAGAACAGGATAAGGTAGTTAAGAAGATTATAGAAATAGTTGAAAAAGAGAATATAGATGTTGTCATAATAGCAGGAGATATATTTGATAATCCAACACCATCGTATCAGGCTGAAAAGATATTCTACAATTTTATCGCTAGTATATGTGGTGATTTAGGGAAGTATCTTTTCGTAATATCTGGGAATCACGATAGTATGGAGAAGGTTGATACAGTAAGTGTCTTTTCAAGGTTCTTTAGTGTCAGAGGTTCTCAAAGGTTCAAACATTTCTACTTAGGTATTCAAATAGAGAATGGTTTGTCAAACCTCGTATGTGATGTTGACGGAATTTCGTTTATAGGGATACCTTTTGTGCCTAGGTATAGGTATTCAAAAAGATACCAAGAGATTTTTGAAAATATACTAGGACAACTTTTGGAGAGAACAGGTTCTGAAGTGATTTTATTCTCACACGATACACTAGAAGGCGTAAAATATTCTGAAACGGAGATAAAATACGATGATAAGGTTTTGAAACTATTCTCAATACAAAAGCTGGCTTACTTTAACAAAGTTAGATACTGGGCGCTAGGACACATACACAAGTATCAAGAGATAGTTAAAGATAAAATATGCTACTCTGGTGGTATAGTTCAGATAGATTTCGGTGAAGCAGGACAAGAGAAAGGAGTTGTAATAGTAAGTTTGGAAAGTGAAGGTGTGAAAACTAAGTTTCTTAAGATAGATCAGGTGAGAGAGTTTAGAAAGTTTGATGCTTGTGATAGAAACTGTGTTGAGGAATTGTTAGAAAAATACAAAGAGGGAACTCAAGACTTTGTAAAAATTGTTCTTAAGAATGAAGTAGGTACAAGTCTAGTTGAGGAACTCAAGAATAGGATAACTAACCTAGTATTAGTCAAAGAAACTCATACGATCCATAGTCATACTAATGTTAAACAATATGAGGATATGATTGGTGATCCCATAGAAACCTTCAAAGCGTACTGTAAGGACAATAAAAAGGATCTTAAAGAGGATGAAATAGAAGAACTAAGAAAGATATACGATGAGATAAAAAGCAGGGGGTTTTACAGTACCAACCCTAGTATTTAA
- a CDS encoding flagellin: MIINHNISSIFANRQYKINNWNMDANLEKLSSGLKINKAGDDASGLAVSEKMRAQIRGLWRAEKNVEDGISFIQTTEGYLEQTTQVLQRLRELAVQASNGIYTDEDRLYIQVEVSQLVAEVDRIASHAQFNGLTMLTGRFAKRTETVTPTASMWIHVGANMDQRLNINIEAMTAVALGIKDGATGEILSLSSPEKANRAIGVLDQALQKVNKQRADLGAYQNRFMYTAKALLIGYENLQAAESRIRDTDMAYEISDFVKNQILAQSSISMISQANLRPQAILTLLR, encoded by the coding sequence ATGATAATCAATCACAATATATCTTCAATTTTTGCCAACAGGCAGTATAAGATCAACAACTGGAACATGGACGCAAACCTTGAAAAGTTGTCATCAGGTCTCAAGATTAACAAGGCTGGTGACGATGCTTCAGGTTTGGCTGTTTCTGAGAAGATGCGAGCTCAGATAAGAGGCTTGTGGAGAGCTGAGAAGAATGTTGAGGATGGTATATCCTTCATCCAAACTACTGAAGGATATCTGGAACAGACGACTCAAGTTCTACAGAGACTTAGAGAGCTAGCAGTACAAGCCTCAAACGGTATCTACACTGATGAGGATAGACTCTACATTCAAGTTGAAGTATCTCAGTTAGTTGCTGAGGTTGATAGGATTGCTTCGCATGCACAGTTCAATGGACTTACGATGCTAACAGGTAGGTTTGCTAAAAGGACTGAAACTGTTACTCCAACTGCTAGTATGTGGATACATGTTGGTGCTAACATGGATCAAAGGCTTAACATAAATATTGAGGCTATGACTGCGGTTGCTCTTGGAATAAAGGATGGTGCTACCGGTGAGATACTAAGCTTGTCTTCACCAGAAAAGGCTAATAGGGCTATCGGAGTTCTTGACCAGGCACTACAGAAAGTCAATAAGCAGAGAGCAGACCTAGGTGCTTACCAGAACAGGTTTATGTATACTGCAAAGGCACTGTTAATTGGATACGAGAACCTACAGGCAGCAGAGTCAAGAATTAGAGATACGGATATGGCTTATGAGATAAGTGACTTCGTGAAGAACCAGATACTTGCTCAATCTTCAATATCTATGATATCCCAGGCAAACCTTAGACCACAGGCAATACTAACGCTTTTAAGATAG
- the argF gene encoding ornithine carbamoyltransferase: MNKDFVSSNDISPDEIQKVFSLSARLKKNRLLYKNLISNKTIIMIFDKPSTRTKISFFVGIKELGGEVVSLNSSELQIGRGETIEDTARTLSRYAHGIIIRTFEQKTVELLAKNFRYPVINALTNHEHPCQAISDAFTIYEKFGNFNLKLSFLGDFNNVAYSLFIILAKLKIKELCFSGPEKMFDKDFENKIKTISEGKTNFYYENDPKKAVKSADIIYTDVWVSMGFEDKEKDKESKMYPYQVNSELISLTGKNTLFMHCLPAKRGKEVSDDVIDSSASIVFDQAENRLHTQKALMVLLYKDKDF; the protein is encoded by the coding sequence ATGAACAAAGATTTCGTTTCTTCCAATGACATATCCCCTGACGAAATACAAAAAGTATTTTCACTTTCAGCAAGGTTAAAAAAAAATCGCCTACTCTACAAAAACTTAATTTCAAACAAAACGATAATAATGATATTTGACAAACCATCAACCAGGACAAAAATATCTTTTTTCGTCGGGATAAAGGAACTTGGTGGTGAAGTTGTATCTCTAAACTCCTCTGAACTTCAGATAGGAAGAGGAGAAACGATAGAAGATACTGCCAGAACATTGTCAAGGTATGCTCACGGTATCATAATAAGAACATTTGAACAAAAAACTGTTGAATTGCTGGCAAAAAACTTTAGATACCCTGTTATAAACGCTCTGACAAACCATGAACACCCGTGTCAGGCTATATCTGATGCCTTCACAATATATGAGAAGTTTGGGAATTTTAACCTTAAATTATCCTTTTTAGGGGACTTTAATAATGTTGCATACTCACTATTCATAATCCTAGCAAAACTCAAAATAAAAGAATTATGTTTCTCAGGACCTGAGAAGATGTTTGACAAGGATTTTGAGAACAAAATAAAGACTATCTCTGAAGGTAAAACAAACTTCTACTACGAAAATGACCCAAAGAAGGCAGTAAAATCTGCAGATATAATATACACCGATGTGTGGGTTAGTATGGGTTTTGAAGATAAGGAGAAAGACAAGGAAAGTAAGATGTATCCATACCAAGTTAATTCTGAACTTATATCTTTAACTGGTAAGAACACACTCTTCATGCACTGTCTCCCAGCTAAAAGAGGAAAGGAAGTTAGCGACGATGTTATAGACTCCAGTGCTTCAATAGTTTTTGATCAAGCGGAGAACAGGTTACACACTCAAAAGGCACTTATGGTTTTACTATACAAAGACAAAGATTTCTAA
- a CDS encoding V-type ATP synthase subunit E, with protein MSIDKIVDVVKNEVEKEISQIIQNAKSERESILKDAKSRIDDEFEIKMKSLTDEYNRRLTLEKLSIDSEANKHLNETISKVVDELYDEVVKLVKERILSMSNYIDIIISVITKSLSMLSSVDGTVVVLSKRDIQIYGEDVKKKLKELGFNLELYEGIIDGGVIVKQGKISIDSSLDRIIKMFNSEILNNIYKALPKVRV; from the coding sequence ATGTCCATTGATAAGATAGTGGATGTTGTTAAAAACGAAGTTGAAAAGGAGATTTCACAAATAATTCAGAATGCAAAATCCGAAAGAGAAAGCATTCTTAAAGATGCCAAGTCTAGAATAGATGATGAATTTGAAATAAAGATGAAATCTCTGACGGATGAATACAACAGAAGACTAACTCTTGAAAAGTTATCAATAGATTCAGAAGCGAATAAGCACTTGAATGAAACCATAAGTAAGGTCGTTGATGAACTTTATGATGAGGTTGTTAAGTTAGTAAAGGAGAGAATATTATCAATGAGCAATTACATAGACATTATTATTAGCGTAATTACAAAGTCATTGTCTATGCTATCATCTGTGGATGGAACAGTTGTAGTTCTATCCAAAAGAGACATTCAAATCTATGGAGAGGATGTTAAGAAAAAACTCAAAGAATTGGGGTTCAATTTAGAACTTTACGAAGGCATCATTGATGGTGGGGTTATCGTCAAGCAAGGTAAGATAAGCATTGACTCCTCGTTAGATAGAATAATTAAGATGTTTAATTCGGAAATACTTAACAACATCTACAAGGCTTTACCGAAGGTCAGGGTATGA
- a CDS encoding cob(I)yrinic acid a,c-diamide adenosyltransferase, with protein sequence MDKKFKIYTKTGDKGQTYTLGGLRVSKDDLRIEVYGEIDELMSWIGIILSHMDELPEGEEKEKIIQDLRLIQNRLFDTGTLVIGGKIEELEEWTKDLEEEIDRMDENLPHIKSFVLPGGSKLSSLTHVARCVCRRVERKIVSLAGRQEFDENAIRYINRLSDYLFILARYFNFLLGVEDVKRDTSIYLKKKIRIKPIKDKSTDQNISNQQNEV encoded by the coding sequence ATGGACAAGAAGTTCAAAATCTACACAAAGACGGGTGATAAAGGGCAGACATACACTCTCGGTGGTCTGAGAGTAAGCAAGGATGACTTAAGGATAGAAGTTTATGGAGAAATTGATGAACTTATGTCTTGGATAGGAATTATCCTATCTCACATGGATGAACTACCGGAAGGAGAAGAGAAAGAGAAGATAATTCAAGACTTAAGGCTGATACAAAATAGACTTTTTGACACAGGAACACTTGTGATAGGTGGTAAGATTGAAGAACTAGAAGAATGGACAAAAGACCTAGAGGAAGAGATAGATAGGATGGATGAAAATCTTCCTCACATTAAAAGTTTCGTACTTCCTGGTGGGAGTAAGTTGTCTTCACTGACACACGTAGCAAGATGTGTGTGTAGAAGAGTAGAAAGAAAGATAGTAAGTCTCGCTGGTAGGCAAGAGTTTGATGAAAATGCAATAAGATACATAAACAGGTTGTCAGATTACTTATTCATACTTGCTAGGTATTTCAATTTCTTGCTTGGTGTTGAGGATGTAAAAAGAGATACCTCAATATATTTGAAAAAGAAGATCAGAATAAAGCCTATCAAAGACAAATCAACCGATCAGAATATTAGTAACCAGCAAAATGAAGTCTAA
- a CDS encoding polyprenol monophosphomannose synthase, producing the protein MSNHDRILVVTPTYNEAENVVKLINLTLDSFDKADILIVDDNSPDRTAEVVKENFKENGRVNIIVRERKKGLGSAYVEGFKWGLNRGYGFLLEMDADLSHDPSEIPNFYKYLQEYDVVVGSRYLNGIRVLNWDLKRLVISQIGTLYARLVTGLKLTDMTGGFNGYRAEVLKTIDLDKIQSNGYAFQIELKFRSYVKGFRITEIPIIFREREKGVSKMNKNIIFEAIFMCIKLRIDKMLGRI; encoded by the coding sequence ATGAGTAATCATGACAGGATACTTGTTGTTACACCTACCTATAACGAAGCAGAAAACGTTGTAAAATTGATAAACTTGACACTTGACTCTTTTGACAAAGCAGATATACTGATAGTTGATGACAATTCACCTGATAGGACTGCTGAAGTTGTGAAGGAGAATTTTAAGGAGAATGGCCGTGTTAATATAATTGTTAGGGAGAGGAAAAAGGGGTTAGGTAGTGCTTATGTTGAGGGTTTCAAGTGGGGATTAAATAGAGGATATGGTTTCTTACTTGAAATGGATGCGGATTTATCGCACGATCCAAGTGAGATACCAAATTTCTACAAATATTTACAGGAATATGATGTAGTAGTAGGTTCTAGGTATTTGAACGGTATAAGAGTTTTAAATTGGGATCTTAAAAGGCTTGTAATAAGTCAAATAGGCACTCTCTATGCGAGGTTAGTAACGGGCCTCAAACTTACGGATATGACAGGTGGTTTCAACGGCTACAGAGCAGAAGTTTTGAAAACCATAGATCTAGACAAAATTCAGTCAAATGGATATGCATTCCAAATAGAACTAAAGTTTAGGTCTTATGTCAAAGGTTTTAGAATAACCGAGATACCTATTATATTTAGAGAGCGTGAGAAGGGTGTAAGTAAAATGAACAAAAATATAATTTTTGAGGCAATATTTATGTGCATCAAACTGCGGATAGATAAGATGCTTGGGAGGATATAA
- a CDS encoding DnaJ domain-containing protein, protein MEKMFDKDYYKILGVSRNATTKDIKSIYRKLVMKYHPDVSRTKDTEDMFKLINEAYTVLSNPTLREKYDKKLEETQLFNYDLSPVVKAVDNIKKSIKVFVDSIQRVFEEISKDKNLNKLTNEEILQRLFFSENEYVKMAALNIIKQRKKRSFIPYLLEIKNKPDIPNNIKKQIIQTLRDLGYKIS, encoded by the coding sequence ATGGAGAAAATGTTTGACAAAGATTATTACAAAATTCTAGGTGTGTCCAGAAATGCTACTACAAAGGATATAAAATCAATCTATAGAAAACTAGTTATGAAGTATCACCCTGATGTTTCAAGAACCAAAGATACTGAAGACATGTTTAAACTAATAAACGAAGCATATACTGTTCTTTCAAATCCTACACTAAGAGAAAAGTATGACAAGAAGCTAGAGGAAACACAACTATTCAATTATGACTTGTCGCCAGTTGTTAAGGCTGTAGATAACATAAAAAAAAGTATAAAGGTATTTGTAGACAGTATCCAAAGAGTTTTTGAGGAGATTTCAAAGGATAAAAATCTAAATAAACTAACAAACGAGGAAATACTTCAAAGATTATTTTTCTCCGAAAATGAATATGTAAAGATGGCTGCTTTAAATATTATAAAGCAAAGGAAAAAGCGCTCTTTTATACCATACCTTCTTGAGATCAAGAACAAACCTGACATACCTAATAACATAAAAAAACAGATAATTCAAACTTTAAGAGACCTTGGATATAAAATAAGTTAG
- a CDS encoding flagellin, whose protein sequence is MIINHNISSIFANRQFKVNNWALDANLEKLSSGTKINKAGDDASGLAVSEKMRAQIRGLRRAEMNAEDAISFIQTTEGYLNQTTEVLQRLRELSIQAGNGIYSDEDRTYMQVEVSQLVAEVNRIASHAQFNGLNMLTGRFAPNVSNISFHIGANMDQRILINVGDMTAKGLGLIQEDGTNKINLTTQEGANQAIGVIDTALRTLNKQRADLGAYQNRLDKIARTLLIGYENLQAAESRIRDTDMAYEMSDFVKNQILAQASISMIAQANLRPQSILRLLV, encoded by the coding sequence ATGATCATCAATCACAATATCTCTTCAATCTTTGCCAACAGGCAGTTCAAGGTAAACAACTGGGCTCTTGACGCTAACCTTGAAAAACTATCATCTGGAACTAAAATCAACAAAGCAGGTGATGACGCGTCAGGGTTAGCAGTATCAGAGAAAATGCGAGCCCAGATAAGAGGACTTAGGCGTGCTGAGATGAACGCTGAGGATGCTATATCCTTCATTCAAACTACTGAAGGGTACTTAAACCAGACAACAGAAGTTTTACAAAGACTAAGGGAACTCTCAATACAGGCAGGAAATGGTATATACTCGGATGAGGATAGAACATATATGCAAGTTGAAGTATCACAACTTGTAGCCGAGGTCAATAGAATCGCATCACATGCGCAGTTTAACGGATTGAATATGCTAACAGGTAGATTTGCTCCAAATGTATCAAACATTTCATTCCATATAGGCGCTAATATGGATCAGAGAATACTGATAAATGTTGGTGATATGACAGCCAAAGGTTTAGGCTTGATACAAGAAGATGGAACGAATAAGATCAATCTCACTACACAAGAAGGGGCGAATCAAGCGATAGGTGTCATAGATACAGCTTTGAGGACATTAAACAAGCAGAGAGCAGATCTAGGCGCTTATCAGAATAGGCTTGACAAGATTGCTAGAACCTTGCTTATAGGATATGAGAACTTACAAGCAGCAGAGTCAAGGATTAGAGATACAGACATGGCTTATGAGATGAGTGATTTCGTTAAGAATCAGATACTTGCTCAAGCGTCCATCTCAATGATTGCTCAAGCAAACCTAAGACCTCAATCAATATTGAGACTATTAGTCTAG
- a CDS encoding HEAT repeat domain-containing protein, translating to MKQIAGLVIRYFVLVGLAFYSDYAYSVHNYPEKKDLEKYFNSLPINESSVDELCNAAMNSDDETVKILAIRRLGDMFEKGAKNSLSEKTYKKAVNTLIAGLEEGNDRIVRIGGRQVNPFWEVRSASADAIAKLKDPSTIPNMIKALRYDTDPVVRRSVALGLGKMKAKEAVPALIDVLETTPDQGLAGDIVKALGEIGDRKAFGALIKVIRGNFMPKVKEMAQESLEKIQWAEEPEEIIR from the coding sequence ATGAAACAGATTGCTGGTTTAGTTATCAGATACTTTGTATTAGTCGGATTAGCTTTCTATTCAGACTACGCATATTCAGTTCATAATTACCCAGAAAAGAAGGATTTAGAAAAATATTTTAATAGCCTACCAATTAACGAAAGTTCAGTTGATGAACTATGTAATGCTGCTATGAACAGTGATGATGAGACTGTAAAGATTCTAGCAATAAGAAGACTAGGTGATATGTTTGAGAAAGGTGCAAAAAACTCGTTGTCTGAAAAAACTTATAAAAAGGCTGTTAATACACTAATAGCCGGTCTTGAGGAAGGAAACGACAGAATAGTTAGGATAGGAGGTAGGCAAGTTAATCCATTCTGGGAGGTTAGATCTGCCTCTGCTGATGCTATCGCTAAACTCAAAGACCCTTCAACAATTCCCAATATGATAAAAGCGCTGAGATACGACACAGATCCTGTAGTCAGAAGAAGTGTTGCACTAGGGCTTGGAAAGATGAAGGCTAAGGAAGCAGTCCCGGCATTAATAGACGTATTGGAAACAACTCCAGATCAGGGTTTGGCAGGTGATATAGTTAAGGCATTAGGAGAAATAGGCGATAGAAAAGCATTCGGAGCACTCATAAAGGTCATTCGTGGAAACTTTATGCCAAAGGTTAAAGAGATGGCCCAAGAGTCTCTAGAAAAGATCCAATGGGCTGAAGAACCTGAAGAAATCATAAGATAA
- a CDS encoding N-acetylneuraminate synthase family protein, protein MFELDDLFKLNKVMVVAEIGINHNGSIDKLYRLVDTAKDVGADAVKFQIFSKDGFYIKGDYLPKEVSSRLPVEIFKKVYIPFGEYDKIFKYAKSLGILPFATPLDIESFEFLQSLNVSVFKVASSDINYIPLLMKISKTNKPVILSTGFSEIREVKRYAKILANNPLVIMFCVSRYPSQPSDYSIKEFMLFRKEFENSSKHKLVGFSDHTKTLSLPVAFVSLGARVVEKHLTLSEDDDSYDNLVSISSEKFRVMVEMIREVEEAMKTTSRNLPNEFVRKMSMRSFVARRELKIGQRILEDDIEALRPSIFTPSSLENWKKFVNNFATKDYHHREPL, encoded by the coding sequence ATGTTTGAATTAGACGATCTTTTTAAACTAAACAAAGTAATGGTTGTTGCGGAAATTGGGATAAATCATAATGGTTCTATTGACAAACTTTACAGGTTGGTAGATACGGCAAAAGATGTAGGAGCAGATGCTGTTAAATTTCAGATATTCTCCAAAGATGGGTTCTACATAAAAGGAGATTATCTACCTAAGGAAGTATCATCTAGACTCCCTGTTGAAATTTTTAAGAAGGTTTATATACCTTTTGGGGAGTATGATAAAATTTTCAAGTATGCTAAAAGTCTAGGTATCCTTCCATTTGCGACACCGCTTGACATTGAAAGTTTTGAGTTTCTTCAGAGTTTGAACGTTAGTGTATTCAAAGTTGCGAGTTCTGATATAAACTACATACCTCTGCTTATGAAGATTTCAAAAACAAACAAACCAGTTATACTTTCAACAGGTTTCAGTGAAATAAGAGAAGTGAAAAGGTATGCTAAAATTCTTGCTAACAATCCACTCGTTATAATGTTTTGTGTTTCAAGGTATCCTTCACAGCCCAGTGACTACTCTATCAAGGAGTTTATGCTATTTAGAAAAGAATTTGAAAACAGCAGTAAACATAAACTTGTAGGTTTTTCAGACCATACCAAAACCCTATCTCTTCCAGTTGCTTTTGTTAGTCTAGGTGCTAGAGTAGTAGAAAAGCATCTCACACTCAGTGAAGACGATGACTCCTATGACAATCTCGTTTCTATCTCTTCAGAAAAGTTCAGAGTTATGGTTGAAATGATAAGAGAGGTTGAAGAGGCTATGAAAACCACTTCTAGAAACCTACCCAACGAGTTTGTAAGGAAGATGTCAATGAGGAGTTTCGTAGCGAGAAGAGAGTTAAAAATTGGTCAAAGAATACTTGAAGATGATATAGAAGCACTGAGACCTTCTATCTTCACTCCTTCATCCCTTGAAAACTGGAAAAAATTTGTTAATAACTTTGCTACAAAAGACTATCACCATAGAGAACCCCTGTAG